The Sesamum indicum cultivar Zhongzhi No. 13 linkage group LG6, S_indicum_v1.0, whole genome shotgun sequence genome has a segment encoding these proteins:
- the LOC105164334 gene encoding protein transport protein SEC16B homolog, whose translation MASNPLPFQVEDNTDEDFFDKLVNDDDDDVDFKVANSLASSGPNLTDGNESDEVKAFANLSINEFENNGEVNFDDISGSNKRVDDLSAEVETVAQINKVKTVEEIGKPLVPSNSSGFDNLTLKPGNANPNGAEVLSEGAVVSKSTGEGLSDVTSGGSIAPGVKEVEWSAFHADSAQNDSNGFGSYSDFLSEFGGDNAGDASGIMVRGSLNNGPEVSIGNDVYGSTSAGYSNNYGLYNEAYNDIAADQSSNMQDLNSTQYWENQYPGWKYDPNTGEWYQVDGYDAAASVQANVDSNISSTWGVTDGQAELSYMQQTAQSVVGSVAKAGTTESVTNLNQASQASDATESATNWNLVSEMSSNSNAVPSDWNQASHDNNGYPPHMVFDPQYPGWYYDTIAQEWRTLESYPASDQSTAQVQDQINQDGYGTSDMFSANNDQRTYSAHNQGNNYVSQGFGSQGQDMNAGSVSNYNQQSSRMWLPETVASSEATLPYSENHITENHYGENVSVSAHGSQQISGVKGSYYENLSRGQNDFSMASHSVGRNLGPHFSDSQINQNDQNHFLNDYYSNQNPLNFSQIQSAQISYASASGRSSAGRPAHALAAFGFGGKLIVMKHNNTSENMNFGSQNHGGGSISVLNLVEVMNTNIDTSNHGMGVSNYFQALCRQSLPGPLTSGSVGSKELNKWIDEKMTNLESADMDYRKAEILRLLLSLLKIACQYYGKLRSPYGTDDVLKESDAPESAVAKLFASAKGKGSQFSQYDAVAQCLQHLPSEEQMRVTAAEVQNLLVSGRKKDALQCAQDGQLWGPALVLAAQLGDQFYVETVKQMALRQLVAGSPLRTLCLLIAGQPADVFSADSTAISSMPGALNMPQQPAQFSANCMLDDWEENLAVITANRTKDDELVLIHLGDCLWKERSDIIAAHICYLVAEATFEPYSDTARLCLVGADHWKYPRTYASPEAIQRTELYEYSKVLGNSQFVLLPFQPYKFVYALMLAEVGRMSEALKYCQAVSKSLKTGRTPEVETLRHLASSLEERIKAHQQGGFSTNLAPKEFIGKLLNLFDSTAHRVVGGLPPSVPTAGGTLHGNENNHQSVGPRVSTSQSTMAMSSLVPSQSMEPISAWSADGNRMAMHSRSVSEPDFGRSPMQAQPESLRESSSTGKQEKASAGSTSRFGRLSFGSQLFQKTVGLVLKPRQGRQAKLGETNKFYYDEKLKRWVEEGAEPPAEEAALPPPPTTGVFQNGTSDYNLKSALQSEASHSNGSPEFKTPSSQDNNSGMPPLPPMTNQYSARGRMGVRSRYVDTFNQGGRNTATAFQSPSVPSVKTASGVNPKFFVPTPVSTIEQPVDGPVNSMQNTSSSNENPSISPLHDSFESPAPPSSTTMQRFGSMNNLSHKEVTDSGSFPIHSRRTASWSGSLTDSLSHRPNKAELKPLGELLSRQPLSSTLNNPSLVHSAMNGGSFGDDLHEVEL comes from the exons ATGGCTTCGAATCCTCTTCCATTCCAGGTGGAGGATAACACTGATGAggatttttttgacaaattagtgaatgatgatgatgatgatgtggaCTTTAAAGTCGCCAACTCATTGGCATCTTCTGGCCCTAATTTGACGGATGGGAATGAATCCGATGAGGTTAAGGCCTTTGCAAATTTGAGTATCAATGAGTTTGAGAATAATGGTGAAGTTAATTTTGACGATATCAGCGGTAGTAACAAGAGAGTTGATGATTTAAGTGCGGAAGTGGAAACGGTTGCACAGATTAATAAAGTGAAAACCGTGGAGGAGATTGGAAAACCATTAGTTCCATCCAATTCGTCCGGCTTCGATAATTTGACTCTAAAACCAGGAAATGCCAATCCCAATGGTGCTGAAGTTTTGTCTGAGGGGGCAGTCGTGAGTAAAAGTACCGGTGAGGGTTTGTCTGATGTGACTAGTGGTGGATCAATTGCTCCTGGAGTTAAGGAAGTTGAATGGAGTGCATTTCATGCTGATTCAGCTCAGAATGATAGCAATGGATTTGGATCATATTCAGACTTTCTCAGCGAATTTGGAGGGGACAATGCTGGTGATGCATCAGGGATTATGGTGAGGGGAAGTTTGAATAATGGGCCAGAGGTTTCTATTGGGAATGATGTATATGGATCCACTTCCGCTGGCTACTCGAACAACTATGGGCTGTATAATGAGGCATATAATGATATTGCAGCAGATCAGAGCTCAAATATGCAGGATCTGAATAGCACTCAGTATTGGGAGAACCAGTATCCGGGTTGGAAGTATGATCCAAATACTGGAGAGTGGTATCAGGTTGATGGTTATGATGCAGCTGCAAGTGTGCAAGCAAATGTTGACTCTAATATATCTTCTACTTGGGGAGTGACAGACGGGCAGGCCGAGTTGTCTTATATGCAGCAAACTGCACAATCTGTCGTTGGGTCTGTGGCTAAGGCTGGTACAACAGAGAGTGTCACTAATTTGAATCAAGCGTCTCAGGCGAGTGATGCTACAGAATCCGCGACTAACTGGAACCTGGTTTCAGAAATGAGTAGCAACAGCAATGCGGTTCCATCAGACTGGAATCAAGCTTCTCATGACAATAATGGTTACCCACCTCATATGGTTTTTGATCCTCAGTATCCTGGCTGGTATTATGATACCATTGCCCAGGAATGGCGCACTTTGGAGTCATACCCTGCATCAGATCAGTCTACTGCCCAAGTTCAGGACCAAATTAACCAGGATGGATATGGAACATCGGATATGTTTTCTGCGAACAATGATCAGAGAACATACAGTGCACATAATCAAGGTAATAATTACGTTTCTCAAGGCTTTGGTAGCCAAGGTCAAGATATGAATGCCGGATCAGTCAGCAACTACAATCAACAGAGCTCCAGAATGTGGCTACCAGAAACTGTTGCCAGTAGTGAAGCTACTTTACCATACAGTGAAAACCACATAACCGAAAATCACTATGGCGAAAATGTTTCTGTGAGTGCTCATGGAAGTCAACAGATATCTGGGGTAAAAGGTTCATATTATGAGAATCTAAGTCGAGGTCAGAACGACTTTTCCATGGCTTCACATTCGGTTGGTCGGAACTTGGGTCCACATTTCAGCGATTcacaaatcaatcaaaatgACCAAAACCATTTTCTGAATGACTACTACAGCAATCAAAATCCACTCAACTTTTCACAGATTCAGAGTGCTCAAATCTCCTATGCTTCTGCTTCTGGAAGGTCGTCTGCTGGTCGTCCTGCACATGCTTTAGCTGCTTTTGGTTTTGGTGGGAAGCTCATTGTGATGAAACACAATAACACTtctgaaaatatgaattttggaAGTCAG AATCATGGCGGAGGCTCAATATCTGTCCTAAACCTAGTAGAAGTCATGAATACCAATATTGATACTTCAAACCATGGAATGGGTGTCAGCAATTATTTCCAGGCTCTGTGTCGGCAATCCCTTCCTGGTCCTCTTACCAGTGGAAGTGTTGGCAGTAAGGAGTTGAACAAATGGATTGATGAGAAAATGACAAATCTCGAGTCTGCTGATATGGACTACagaaaagctgaaattttGAGATTGCTCCTATCGCTGCTTAAAATAGCCTGTCAGTATTATGGAAAACTTCGATCTCCTTATGGCACAGATGATGTATTGAAG GAAAGCGATGCTCCAGAATCAGCAGTTGCTAAACTGTTTGCATCTGCTAAAGGGAAAGGTTCGCAGTTTAGTCAATATGATGCTGTTGCCCAATGCTTGCAGCACCTGCCATCCGAAGAACAAATGCGG gTCACTGCTGCGGAGGTCCAAAATCTTCTTGTTTctggaagaaagaaagatgcCTTACAGTGTGCGCAGGATGGTCAGTTGTGGGGTCCTGCCCTTGTTCTTGCTGCACAACTTGGTGATCAA TTCTATGTTGAAACTGTCAAGCAAATGGCACTTCGCCAGTTGGTAGCAGGATCACCTTTGCGAACATTATGCCTTCTAATTGCTGGTCAACCAGCTGATGTGTTTTCAGCAGATAGCACAGCTATAAGCAGCATGCCTGGTGCTTTAAATATGCCTCAGCAACCAGCGCAG TTTAGTGCCAATTGTATGCTGGACGACTGGGAAGAAAATTTGGCGGTGATAACTGCAAATAGAACAAAGGATGATGAACTTGTGCTTATCCATCTTGGAGATTGTTTGTGGAAGGAAAGAAGTGAT ATAATTGCTGCTCACATATGCTATTTGGTTGCGGAAGCTACCTTTGAGCCATATTCAGACACTGCAAGATTGTGTCTTGTTGGTGCAGATCACTGGAAATACCCACGGACTTATGCAAGTCCAGAAGCAATTCAG AGGACGGAGCTATACGAGTACTCGAAAGTGCTTGGAAACTCTCAGTTTGTGCTGCTCCCATTTCAACcatataagtttgtatatgCACTCATGTTGGCAGAAGTTGGGAGGATGTCTGAGGCGTTAAA GTACTGTCAGGCAGTATCAAAATCTCTTAAAACCGGTCGAACGCCGGAAGTTGAGACTCTCAGACATTTAGCTTCATCTCTTGAGGAAAGGATCAAAGCTCATCAACAG GGAGGATTCTCCACAAACTTAGCACCCAAGGAATTTATTGGCAAACTGCTCAACCTTTTCGATAGCACTGCACATCGTGTTGTTGGGGGCCTGCCACCATCTGTACCAACAGCTGGTGGCACTTTGCATGGTAATGAGAATAATCACCAATCAGTTGGGCCTAGAGTATCAACTAGTCAATCAACAATGGCTATGTCATCATTAGTGCCTTCTCAATCCATGGAGCCTATAAGTGCGTGGTCAGCTGATGGCAACAGAATGGCTATGCATAGTAGAAGCGTTTCAGAACCCGACTTTGGAAGAAGTCCAATGCAG GCTCAGCCTGAGTCATTGAGGGAATCAAGTTCCACAGGAAAGCAAGAGAAAGCATCAGCAGGCAGTACATCTCGCTTTGGTCGTCTTAGTTTTGGATCGCAACTGTTTCAGAAGACTGTTGGTTTAGTACTCAAACCCCGTCAAGGGCGCCAG GCAAAACTGGGTGAAACAAATAAGTTTTACTACGATGAGAAACTCAAGAGATGGGTGGAGGAGGGTGCTGAACCTCCAGCAGAAGAAGCAGCTCTTCCACCACCTCCGACAACCGGCGTCTTTCAGAATGGAACTTCAGATTACAACCTAAAGAGCGCATTGCAAAGTGAAGCTTCTCATAGCAATGGAAGTCCCGAGTTCAAAACCCCAAGTTCGCAGGATAATAATTCCGGAATGCCACCCCTTCCTCCCATGACCAATCAATACTCAGCGCGTGGAAGGATGGGTGTCCGGTCTAG GTATGTTGATACCTTTAACCAAGGTGGTCGGAACACAGCAACAGCATTCCAGTCGCCTTCTGTTCCTTCCGTTAAAACAGCAAGTGGAGTCAACCCAAAATTCTTTGTGCCCACACCAGTATCTACTATCGAGCAGCCGGTTGACGGTCCTGTAAATAGCATGCAGAACACTTCGTCTAGTAATGAAAATCCTTCTATCTCTCCTCTACATGATTCATTTGAGTCGCCTGCTCCTCCATCTTCCACGACCATGCAAAGATTTGGGAGCATGAACAATCTCTCGCACAAGGAGGTGACTGATAGTGGTTCATTTCCTATACATTCCCGGCGCACTGCGTCATGGAGTGGAAGCTTGACTGATTCTTTGAGCCATCGTCCAAATAAAGCTGAATTAAAACCTCTGGGAGAGTTATTGAGTAGACAGCCATTGTCATCCACGCTAAACAACCCTTCCTTAGTTCACTCGGCAATGAATGGTGGCAGTTTTGGAGATGATCTACATGAAGTGGAACTGTGA